One genomic window of Punica granatum isolate Tunisia-2019 chromosome 1, ASM765513v2, whole genome shotgun sequence includes the following:
- the LOC116204220 gene encoding histone chaperone ASF1-like, which translates to METSDSSVSRGGVVEVKNDEDIDKFTTAGVLDMLGNTYKTKPTACFYQNPIFSDLDVGLEPLASDDDARLLFNILVEVNGPCKQVHLYFEHNVVDVPEEISLDEEEDDDQRKKDDQGQEDDQEEECDQEKEGDQEDDTIEDSSYKLGPGDNNSEEFDDGRVDSGGGEGV; encoded by the exons ATGGAGACTTCAGATTCGTCCGTGAGCCGAG GTGGTGTTGTGGAAGTGAAGAATGACGAAGACATAGATAAGTTCACTACTGCAGGGGTTTTAGACATGCTTGGCAACACATATAAGACCAAACCCACTGCCTGCTTCTATCAAAATCCAATCTTTAGTGATTTGGATGTTGGACTTGAACCTCTAGCTAGTGATGATGATGCAAGATTGTTGTTTAATATACTTGTAGAAGTTAATGGGCCCTGTAAACAGGTTCACTTGTACTTTGAGCACAATGTAGTAGATGTTCCTGAAGAAATTTCTTTAGATGAG gaagaagatgatgatcaGAGAAAGAAAGATGATCAGGGACAGGAAGATGATCAGGAAGAAGAATGTGATCAGGAAAAGGAAGGTGATCAGGAAGATGACACCATAGAGGACAGCAGCTACAAGCTGGGACCGGGTGACAACAATTCAGAGGAGTTTGATGATGGAAGAGTTGATTCAGGTGGAGGTGAAGGAGTATAA